A region from the Medicago truncatula cultivar Jemalong A17 chromosome 6, MtrunA17r5.0-ANR, whole genome shotgun sequence genome encodes:
- the LOC11435580 gene encoding BURP domain-containing protein BNM2A has protein sequence MTLQFPVQKIPHFLSKKEADSMPLSLSQLTRVLHLLSIPQDSPQAKYMRKTLEQCEKAIIVKGETRMCVNSLESMLEFVGTIIGSEAKYDILTTSNPSPTTTPLQKYTILEVSPDINAPKWVACHPIPYPYAIYGCHHIATGSKVFKVSLVGNENGDKMEALGMCHLDTSGWNPNHKLFKTLGIKSVKNSSACHFFPVNHILWIPKSTM, from the coding sequence ATGACCCTCCAATTTCCGGTTCAAAAAATTCCtcatttcctttcaaaaaaggAGGCCGACTCAATGCCTCTCTCACTCTCACAACTCACAAGAGTTCTACATCTCTTGTCAATCCCTCAAGATTCTCCACAAGCCAAATATATGAGAAAAACACTTGAACAGTGTGAAAAAGCCATCATAGTCAAAGGGGAGACCAGGATGTGTGTCAACTCTTTAGAGTCCATGCTTGAATTCGTTGGCACAATAATTGGTTCAGAAGCCAAATATGATATTCTCACAACCAGCAACCCATCACCCACAACCACCCCTCTCCAGAAATACACCATTTTGGAAGTATCACCTGACATTAATGCTCCAAAATGGGTTGCTTGCCATCCCATCCCATATCCATATGCCATTTACGGTTGTCATCACATAGCTACAGGGAGTAAAGTGTTCAAGGTATCTTTGGTTGGTAATGAGAATGGAGATAAAATGGAAGCTCTTGGAATGTGTCATTTGGATACATCTGGTTGGAACCCAAATCATAAGTTATTCAAGACACTAGGAATCAAGTCTGTGAAGAACTCTTCGGCGTGCCACTTCTTTCCTGTAAACCATATTTTGTGGATTCCAAAATCCACCATGTGA